A genomic window from Aricia agestis chromosome 8, ilAriAges1.1, whole genome shotgun sequence includes:
- the LOC121729276 gene encoding uncharacterized protein LOC121729276, translated as MLKTSFKTIFVLKISFFIFKDSSSALKISGQCEEECSNVYDPVCGLLVTPRKEVVKKFHNKCQLRKIQCVISSSTTEYHLSEVDGTECGIHRSRRVHDFSITGAHQACNHTCPTYCLDTYKPVCAQVWKTDSSQLYQNQYTYKPMINHCHADLFSCVLRVNVTLQPFLNKCYSNMQPVHYILSVATLRTMQFFNKTMPRRPRPQTRRSSLNWIEKKDLKDLLKMAV; from the exons ATGCTTAAAACGAGCTTCAAAACTATATTCGTATTAAAAatctcattttttatttttaaag aTTCTTCCAGTGCGTTGAAAATCAGCGGTCAGTGTGAGGAAGAATGTTCTAACGTGTACGACCCCGTGTGCGGGCTGCTGGTCACCCCGAGGAAGGAAGTAGTCAAGAAGTTCCATAACAAGTGCCAACTTAGGAAGATACAATGTGTTATTAGTTCTAGTA CTACAGAATACCATCTTAGCGAGGTAGACGGAACAGAATGTGGTATCCACCGCAGCCGGCGCGTCCACGACTTCAGCATCACGGGCGCCCACCAGGCCTGCAACCACACCTGCCCCACCTACTGCCTCGACACGTACAA GCCCGTGTGCGCGCAGGTGTGGAAGACGGACAGCAGCCAGCTGTACCAGAACCAGTACACGTACAAGCCCATGATCAACCACTGCCACGCCGACCTGTTCTCCTGCGTGCTCAGAGTCA ATGTAACTCTACAGCCGTTCCTAAACAAATGTTACTCCAACATGCAACCTGTGCACTACATACTATCTGTCGCCACCCTAAGGACCATGCAATTCTTCAACAAAACAATGCCAAGGAGGCCCAGGCCGCAAACACGAAGGAGTTCACTCAACTGGATCGAAAAGAAGGACTTGAAAGATTTACTTAAAATGGCAGTGTGA